The sequence TGGGAATTGTCGCCAGTATTCGTGGGCTAATGCGTTGGCATCATTGGCTAGCAGTGATTCAAGCAGGTCATCTGCACTATTTTCTGCATCGTCATCCGTTGCATTTTCTGGTGCAGTGTTGCGGCTACGCAATAGTTCAATCCCGGCATCAGTCCACATTTTGCGTCCTGATTCTTCAACCACCACATGCACGTCAATCTGAAATACTCCAGGGTGACGGCGTAGCCAAGAGCGAATTGTGCTTTCTGGTATCCCGGTTTCGCGGGATGCTTCAGGCGTGGTGTACAGATTTTGCATTACTGTCACTCGTTGGTAAAATCTCCTTATCAAAATCAAATCCATTACTTGGCGATCGCACTCCTGATAAAAGGCGATCGCCTTTTTAAACGACTAGCCCAATGACTTCGATATAATAGAAAACCCTTTAGACAACTCCTCAAAGTCGAAGACAGAGAACGCGGAAGTTTGTTTAAAAACTGAAGAAAAAGAAATTCCTCTTAACATCAAGCAAATGTTGCCTGTTCTGGCCGCGGAGTGGCAAAGATTCCCCACC is a genomic window of Fortiea contorta PCC 7126 containing:
- a CDS encoding helix-turn-helix domain-containing protein — protein: MQNLYTTPEASRETGIPESTIRSWLRRHPGVFQIDVHVVVEESGRKMWTDAGIELLRSRNTAPENATDDDAENSADDLLESLLANDANALAHEYWRQFPGRVIHRIRQMRDNPTPQDREIMQTSLRAALAAGTSHLLLPTYQPMLLEGDGEE